The proteins below come from a single Parafrankia discariae genomic window:
- a CDS encoding NADH-quinone oxidoreductase subunit G, producing the protein MTVAPEKPAAPAAPDQVTLTVDGLEVSVPKGTLIIRAAELLGIEIPRFCDHPLLDPVGACRQCIVEVEGQRKPVASCTTTVAADMVVKTQVSSPVAKKAQAGTLEFLLLNHPLDCPICDKGGECPLQNQSMANGSATSRFKETKRAYPKPLAISSQILLDRERCVLCARCTRFSAQIAGDPFIELFERGAAEQVAVSDGQPFSSYFSGNTVQICPVGALTSAAYRFRARPFDLVSTPTSCEHCAAGCSLRTDHRRGKVMRRLAAEDPVVNEEWNCDKGRFAFNYARQSDRLTTPLIRDDSTGELVEASWSEALEYAARGLAECRDRNGVGVLAGGRLTREDAYAYAKFARLALGTNDVDFRARPHSAEEEAFLGSAVAGTGIGVTYADLETAPVVLLVSFEPEEESPIVFLRLRKAASKHGTAVHALAPLITRGLSKMAGTLIPVVPGGEAAALDELATGASATTEALRAPGAVILVGSRAAESPGALSAALRLAESTGAALAWVPRRAGERGAVSAGLLPSLLPGGRPVADVGARAEVESFWGARLLGAPGRDTDGILAAAAAGRLDAVVVAGVDAEDLPDPAAALAALARVPFCVSLEIRRSSIAEVADVVFPVAPVAEKAGTFVNWEGRLRPFQRALTGTPALPDLRVLHLLAAEMGVDLRIPDAGAAARELSELGRAGDETGRGPAPTEPVPAAVTAGPGEALLASWHLNLDDGALQIGEPYLAGTARPPRLLLSATTAAEIGAVAGQPVTASTSRGSVTLPLEIAAIPDRVVWVPTHSPGSHVRRSLAEHAGVLVRLRAGGLPPTETAPGGEVDTFTSGGQFTSGGQA; encoded by the coding sequence ATGACCGTCGCCCCAGAGAAGCCGGCCGCGCCGGCCGCACCCGACCAGGTCACCCTGACCGTGGACGGGCTAGAGGTGAGCGTGCCCAAGGGCACCCTCATCATCCGGGCCGCGGAGCTGTTGGGAATCGAGATCCCACGGTTCTGCGACCATCCCCTGCTGGACCCGGTCGGCGCCTGCCGGCAGTGCATCGTCGAGGTCGAGGGCCAGCGCAAGCCGGTCGCGTCCTGCACGACCACGGTCGCCGCCGACATGGTGGTCAAGACCCAGGTCAGCTCGCCGGTGGCGAAGAAGGCCCAGGCCGGGACACTGGAGTTCCTGCTCCTCAACCACCCGCTCGACTGCCCGATCTGCGACAAGGGCGGCGAGTGCCCGCTGCAGAACCAGTCGATGGCCAACGGCTCGGCCACCTCCCGCTTCAAGGAGACGAAGCGGGCCTACCCGAAGCCGCTGGCGATCTCCAGCCAGATTCTGCTGGACCGCGAGCGCTGCGTGCTGTGCGCGCGCTGCACCCGGTTCTCCGCGCAGATCGCCGGGGACCCGTTCATCGAGCTGTTCGAGCGGGGCGCGGCCGAGCAGGTCGCCGTCAGCGACGGCCAGCCGTTCTCGTCCTACTTCTCCGGCAACACGGTGCAGATCTGCCCGGTGGGCGCGCTGACCAGCGCCGCCTACCGGTTCCGGGCCCGGCCGTTCGACCTGGTGTCGACGCCGACGTCCTGTGAGCACTGCGCCGCCGGCTGCTCGCTGCGCACCGACCACCGCCGCGGCAAGGTGATGCGCCGCCTCGCCGCCGAGGACCCGGTGGTCAACGAGGAGTGGAACTGCGACAAGGGCCGGTTCGCGTTCAACTACGCGCGCCAGTCCGACCGCCTCACCACCCCGCTGATCCGCGACGACAGCACCGGCGAGCTGGTCGAGGCCAGCTGGTCGGAGGCACTGGAGTACGCCGCCCGCGGCCTGGCCGAGTGCCGGGACCGCAACGGCGTCGGCGTGCTCGCCGGCGGCCGGCTGACCCGCGAGGACGCCTACGCCTACGCCAAGTTCGCCCGGCTCGCCCTGGGCACCAACGACGTGGACTTCCGCGCCCGCCCGCACTCCGCCGAGGAGGAGGCCTTCCTCGGTAGCGCCGTCGCCGGCACCGGCATCGGGGTCACCTACGCCGACCTCGAGACCGCGCCCGTCGTCCTGCTCGTCTCCTTCGAGCCGGAGGAGGAGTCGCCCATCGTCTTCCTGCGGCTGCGCAAGGCGGCGAGCAAGCACGGCACCGCCGTGCACGCGCTGGCTCCGCTGATCACCCGCGGCCTGAGCAAGATGGCCGGCACGCTGATCCCGGTCGTCCCCGGCGGCGAGGCCGCCGCGCTGGACGAGCTGGCCACCGGCGCCTCGGCCACCACCGAGGCGCTGCGGGCGCCCGGAGCGGTGATCCTGGTCGGCTCGCGGGCCGCCGAGTCACCCGGCGCGCTGTCCGCGGCGCTGCGCCTCGCCGAGTCCACCGGTGCCGCGCTGGCCTGGGTGCCGCGCCGCGCCGGTGAGCGCGGCGCGGTCTCCGCCGGCCTGCTCCCGTCGCTGCTGCCGGGCGGTCGCCCGGTCGCGGACGTCGGCGCGCGGGCCGAGGTGGAGTCCTTCTGGGGCGCCCGCCTGCTGGGCGCGCCCGGCCGTGACACCGACGGCATCCTGGCCGCCGCCGCGGCGGGCCGGCTAGACGCGGTCGTCGTCGCCGGTGTGGACGCCGAGGACCTGCCCGACCCCGCGGCCGCGCTGGCCGCGCTGGCCCGGGTGCCGTTCTGCGTCTCGCTGGAGATCCGCCGTTCGTCGATCGCGGAGGTCGCCGACGTCGTCTTCCCGGTGGCGCCGGTGGCGGAGAAGGCCGGCACGTTCGTGAACTGGGAGGGGCGGCTGCGCCCCTTCCAGCGCGCGCTGACCGGCACCCCGGCCCTGCCCGACCTGCGGGTGCTGCACCTGCTCGCCGCCGAGATGGGCGTCGACCTGCGGATCCCGGACGCCGGCGCCGCCGCGCGCGAGCTCAGCGAGCTCGGTCGCGCTGGTGACGAGACCGGCCGCGGCCCGGCCCCCACCGAGCCGGTGCCCGCCGCGGTCACCGCCGGCCCGGGGGAGGCCCTGCTGGCGAGCTGGCACCTCAACCTCGACGACGGGGCCCTGCAGATCGGCGAGCCGTACCTGGCCGGTACCGCCCGTCCGCCGCGGCTGCTGCTCTCGGCCACGACCGCCGCCGAGATCGGCGCGGTCGCCGGGCAGCCGGTCACCGCCAGCACCTCCCGCGGCTCGGTCACCCTGCCGCTGGAGATCGCCGCCATCCCGGACCGGGTCGTCTGGGTCCCGACGCACTCACCCGGGTCGCACGTGCGGCGCTCGCTGGCCGAGCACGCCGGAGTGCTGGTCCGGCTGCGTGCCGGTGGCCTGCCGCCGACCGAGACGGCGCCCGGCGGCGAGGTCGACACCTTCACCAGCGGAGGCCAGTTCACCAGCGGAGGCCAGGCATGA